Proteins found in one Streptomyces sp. CB09001 genomic segment:
- a CDS encoding sensor histidine kinase yields the protein MDGQHERAGRAPQWWWHGPPWWNRRGDGEQRPAWPWRSTVLVTAFVLVGSTFAAHAQEGERAGLDPFARVLLFVTGAALLWRQRYPVPVVFGTAVTTLVYLGAGYPYGPVFVAVAVACFSAVVAGHRRAAWAAMGTLWAGHALVAHWLYRWLPPSGDSAASWGQELVIATWVVAVAALSELARARREQWARERAERAQAARRRADEERLRIARELHDVLAHSISVINVQAGVGLALLDTDPEQARTALTTIKDQSKEALGEVRQVLDTLRTPGDAPRAPAPGLDRLPELVEQAASAGLTVEVEGKPPRLSPGTGLAAFRIVQEALTNVVRHSGSRHARLRLDRDGSMLLLRVDDDGPATGAEAGGSGNGLAGMRERAAALGGTIEAGPRPDGGFRVLAALPIDVKHTTHAKEDDR from the coding sequence ATGGACGGACAGCACGAGCGCGCGGGCCGGGCGCCGCAGTGGTGGTGGCACGGGCCCCCGTGGTGGAACCGGCGGGGCGACGGGGAACAGCGCCCCGCCTGGCCCTGGCGCTCCACCGTGCTCGTCACGGCGTTCGTGCTGGTCGGCTCCACCTTCGCCGCCCACGCCCAGGAGGGGGAGCGGGCCGGACTGGACCCCTTCGCGCGCGTGCTGCTCTTCGTGACGGGAGCCGCCCTGCTGTGGCGGCAGCGGTACCCGGTGCCGGTCGTGTTCGGCACGGCGGTCACCACCCTCGTCTACCTGGGCGCCGGATACCCGTACGGCCCGGTGTTCGTGGCCGTCGCGGTGGCCTGCTTCAGCGCGGTCGTCGCCGGGCACCGCAGGGCCGCGTGGGCGGCGATGGGGACCCTGTGGGCCGGGCACGCCCTGGTGGCGCACTGGCTCTACCGGTGGCTGCCACCGTCCGGGGACTCGGCCGCTTCCTGGGGGCAGGAACTGGTGATCGCCACCTGGGTCGTGGCCGTCGCGGCCCTGTCGGAACTGGCCCGGGCCCGCCGCGAGCAGTGGGCGCGGGAGCGGGCCGAGCGGGCCCAGGCGGCACGGCGGCGCGCGGACGAGGAACGGCTGCGGATCGCCCGCGAGCTGCACGACGTACTCGCGCACAGCATCTCCGTCATCAACGTGCAGGCAGGCGTCGGACTCGCCCTCCTGGACACCGACCCGGAGCAGGCCCGCACCGCGCTCACCACCATCAAGGACCAGAGCAAGGAAGCCCTCGGCGAGGTGCGCCAGGTGCTCGACACCCTGCGCACCCCCGGAGACGCGCCGCGGGCTCCGGCCCCCGGCCTCGACCGGCTCCCCGAACTGGTCGAGCAGGCGGCGAGCGCGGGCCTCACCGTCGAGGTGGAGGGGAAACCGCCGCGCCTGTCTCCGGGCACCGGCCTCGCCGCGTTCCGCATCGTGCAGGAGGCGCTCACCAACGTCGTACGGCACTCGGGGTCCCGGCACGCACGCCTCCGTCTCGACCGGGACGGGAGCATGCTGCTGCTGCGCGTCGACGACGACGGTCCCGCGACGGGCGCCGAGGCGGGCGGCAGCGGCAACGGGCTGGCCGGGATGCGGGAGCGGGCGGCGGCGCTGGGTGGCACCATCGAGGCGGGCCCGCGCCCCGACGGCGGCTTCCGGGTCCTGGCGGCCCTGCCGATCGACGTGAAGCACACGACCCACGCGAAGGAGGACGACCGGTGA